Part of the Nitrospira sp. genome, CGAGGGCCTGAGTCGCGTGCAAAGCTCGGGCGCGCTGCACGCGCACGGATTGAAGCCGAATACTCCTTGCCACGTATCGTTGATCGGTATGCTGCCCTGTATGCCGATGTCCAATCCGGCAAATCCTCGGCCCATTAAGGAGTGAGGCGGGTAGGGGCTCACGTTTCACTGTAATCAGACGGCGGTATACGAACGCATGTGCGGAATTGCTGGCATCCTGGGATCATCTACCACCGAGATAGCATCGGGTGTTCGGAACATGGTGGCGGCGATCCGTTACCGCGGCCCTGACCATGCTGGACTTTGGTGCGACGAGGAGCAGGAAATTGGGCTCGGTCACGCACGGCTTTCCATCTTAGATGTCTCCCCTGAAGGACATCAGCCGATGGCCTCGACCAGCGGCCGCTACGTGATTTCCTATAACGGAGAAATCTACAACTTCTCTGAGTTGCGAGCTGAACTGGAACAGAGCGGCGTGACGTTTCGAGGCCATTCTGACACAGAAGTGATGCTCGCCCACTTTGAAACGTGGGGCATTGAACAGGCGATAGGGCGTTTTGTGGGGATGTTTGCCTTTGCCGTGTGGGACAAGCACACGCGCACGCTCAGCCTGGGACGTGATCGTCTGGGGGAAAAGCCTCTGTACTATGGTTGGCAAGGACAGACCTTCCTCTTCGGATCGGAACTCAAAGCGCTCAGGGCGCACCCGGAATTCCGAGCCGACATAGACCGCAATGCCGTGGCATTGTTTCTGCGGCATAATTACATTCCCACTCCGTATTCGATCTATCAGGGTATTTCCAAACTGTCGCCAGGCTGCGTTCTTACGGTGTCGCTGTCACGGCGACATCCACAGATTGTGCCTTACTGGAGCGACAAACAGGCGATAGAAAGAGGGCGTGCCCATCCGTTTGAGGGGAACGATTCAGCGGCGATTTCCGAACTAGAAGGCTTGTTAACGACCACTATTGGCCAGCAGATGGTGGCCGATGTCCCTCTGGGTGCGTTCCTTTCCGGCGGGGTGGATTCATCAACCGTCGTGGCATTGATGCAAGCGCAATCGAGTCGGCCGGTCAAAACCTTCACCATCGGCTTCGACGAGGAAGGATATGATGAGGCTCCATACGCTCAGTCGGTAGCACGGCACTTGGGGACAGATCATATAGAACTGTATGTGCTGCCCAAAGAGGCCATGAACGTCATCCCGCGTTTACCGGCGCTCTACGATGAGCCGTTTGCTGACTCGTCACAGATTCCGACCTTTTTAGTCAGCCAGCTGGCTCGTCGACACGTCACGGTCAGTCTTTCTGGCGATGGCGGTGATGAATTATTTGGCGGGTACAATCGGTATTTTTGGGCGACGAATATCTGGCGCCGTATCGGATGGGCCCCCCAATCATTGCGTACGGCTTTGGCAGGTGCCCTGACCGCTCTACCGCCTTCGGCATGGAATGGTATGTTCAGGAGCCTGTCACGAATTCTGCCGACAGGCTGGCGGTACGCCAATCCAGGGGACAAACTTCACAAATTGGCCGATATGCTAGCGATGAGAACGCCAGAGGAAATCTATTTCGACTTGGTGTCGCACTGGAAAGCTCCAACGGACGTGGTGCGTGGTACGTATGAACCCCCCACAATATTGACCGATCCGGCCCAATGGGTGAACCTGCCGGATTTTGAGCAACGCATGATGTACCTGGATCAGGTCACGTATCTTCCGGACGATATCCTGACGAAGGTGGATCGTGCCGCGATGGGGGTCTCGCTGGAGACGCGCGTGCCGTTTTTGGATCATCGGGTGTTGGAGTTTGCCTGGTCGCTCCCGTTATCGATGAAGATTCGTCATGGCCAAGGTAAATGGCTTTTGCGCCAAGTGCTTTATCGTCATGTTCCGAAAGCACTCATTGAGCGTCCCAAGATGGGGTTTGGTGTTCCCCTCGACAAATGGCTTCGTGGAC contains:
- the asnB gene encoding asparagine synthase (glutamine-hydrolyzing), which codes for MCGIAGILGSSTTEIASGVRNMVAAIRYRGPDHAGLWCDEEQEIGLGHARLSILDVSPEGHQPMASTSGRYVISYNGEIYNFSELRAELEQSGVTFRGHSDTEVMLAHFETWGIEQAIGRFVGMFAFAVWDKHTRTLSLGRDRLGEKPLYYGWQGQTFLFGSELKALRAHPEFRADIDRNAVALFLRHNYIPTPYSIYQGISKLSPGCVLTVSLSRRHPQIVPYWSDKQAIERGRAHPFEGNDSAAISELEGLLTTTIGQQMVADVPLGAFLSGGVDSSTVVALMQAQSSRPVKTFTIGFDEEGYDEAPYAQSVARHLGTDHIELYVLPKEAMNVIPRLPALYDEPFADSSQIPTFLVSQLARRHVTVSLSGDGGDELFGGYNRYFWATNIWRRIGWAPQSLRTALAGALTALPPSAWNGMFRSLSRILPTGWRYANPGDKLHKLADMLAMRTPEEIYFDLVSHWKAPTDVVRGTYEPPTILTDPAQWVNLPDFEQRMMYLDQVTYLPDDILTKVDRAAMGVSLETRVPFLDHRVLEFAWSLPLSMKIRHGQGKWLLRQVLYRHVPKALIERPKMGFGVPLDKWLRGPLKGWAEELLGEARLQREGYFDSRPIRSKWADHLSGERNWSYYLWDVLMFQAWLEANS